The DNA window TGGAGGAATTATCATGAAGTTTGGGTTAAGAGAATCTGACCTAGATTATATAAAAAAGGCTATAGGAAAATTTACTGAAATAGAGAAGGCTGCGATTTTTGGGTCTAGAGCTAAGGGGAATTATAAGAAAGGCTCAGATGTGGATATTGCTATTTATGGTGATTATATAACATTTGATACTTTATCAAGATTGCATGCAATGCTAGAGGATCAAGGACCATTACCATATTTTTTTGATATTGTAGACTATACACATTTAAATCATAAAGAATTGAAGGAGCATATTGATAGAGTGGGGAAAATTATTTACTATAGATGAAGAGACTATTAGTGAAAATAAGTATACATAGAGAGTGAGGTCTTTTATGGAGAAAATATTGGATGAAATACTTATGGAAATACGTGGTATAAAAGAAACGGTTGATAGTATAGATGAAAGGCTTAAAAAACTTGAAACTGTAAAGTCTAAGGAATATTATATAGATAAAAGATTAGTACCTAGTAATGATAAAATTAAGCCTGATTTTTATAGAATATATGATTCAGAATTTAAAGATGTTTGGAACAAGGCTATAGAATTGATTAAAGCAGAACTTACAGAAGTTAGTTTTAATACTTGGATTAAAAATATAAAATTTTTAGGAAACAATCAAGATGATATAACTATATCTGTTCCTAATGATTTCTCAAAAGGACTGATCGAAGCTAGGTATCTAAAATTAATTCAAGCAAGTTTGGAAGCTATAGCAGGAAAAATATATAAAGTTAAGATTTTAGTAGATGATATAGATGGTTTACAAGAGGGTCTTTGTAAAGAGTGTAGAAGATAACAGCCCTAGTGCCTGTCTTTTAGCTAAATGTAAATAGCTTTAGTTCTATTTGAAGATGGGATTGAAGTTATTCTTTAACATTGATTTAAAGATAGGGTTGAGACTTTTTCTATTAAGAGAAAGTGTATATGGAATAATTTACATTGTGTTAAGCTATTTGATTTATTTTAGAGATATGTAATATATGGTATAATACATGTATAAAGGGAAATAGCAAAGGAGTATTTTATGAATAAGATAGACATCAATTATCAAAATTATGATAAAGTCTTTAAAGATGCACTTAGTATATTTCATAATAAGGCATTAGATTTTTTGAATCTACATATGCCTAAAATAGAAAGATTCATTGAAACGGAATTTTCAGAGATTGAGACAAAAGAAAACAGAATGGATTTAAATTTTTTGTTAGAGGATGGAAGTATTCTTCATTTAGAGGAAGAAGTAGATTTATCGAAAAAAGATTTGATTCGTTTTGCAAATTATGATTTAAAATTATTTAATAGATATGAAAAGAATATTAAAACAATCGTTTTATGTATTAATAAAGTCAATTATGAGAATGCATATTTTGATATAGGAGCTATGAAATATGAAACTGTAGTTGTTGATTTATCTCAAATAGATGGTGATGCAAAAATAGAAGAGATTAAATCTAAGATTGCGAATAATGAAGAGGTCAACGAATTAGAATTGATATTTATACCCCTAATGGGAAGTAAAAGAAAAAAATTAGAAGTGCTTAAAGAAACAGTAGAAATAGAAAGTAAACTAGATAGGGATATAACTTTAAAAGAAAAGATGATTGCAATGACCTTAGTAGCTAGTGATAAGATTGTAAAAAGAGAAGAGTTAGAAAAAATTTGGGAGGTGGTTAGAATGTTTAAATTCATCGAATTTGCAGAGGAAAAAGGCATAGAAAAAGGGATGGAAAAAGGGATGGAAAAAGGGATGGAAAAAGGTAAAATAGATATAATTAAGAAGCTGTTAACTTTAGGTGCAAATGAAGAAATGTTGATGGAAGCATCTGGCTTATCTTTAGAATCCATACAGAAAATAAAGAAAGAAATAGATAAAGAAAAGCATTAGATTAAAGAGTGCCTATCAGTTCAGTTTGAACAGGTAGTAGCTAGTGAAGAATAATGTAGATGGCTTTAGTCTTATTTAAAGATGGGATTGAAGCTGTTTTTTTATGAAAAACTTTATTTTCATGTTAAAATAGATACTGTGATTATAAAAATCTGAATAATGAAATGATTAAACAAGGGGGAGAAAGAGATGAACTATAGAGAACAATATGATTATTGGTTAAACAACCCATACTTTGATGAAGAAACAAAAGTAGAATTAAAAAATATAGAAAATGATGAAAAAGAAATAGAAGAACGTTTTTATAAAGAATTAGAATTTGGTACAGGTGGTCTAAGAGGAATCATTGGAGCAGGGATCAACCGAATTAATAGATACGTTGTTGGGAAAGCCACACAAGGCCTTGCTAATTATTTATTAAAAGAAGTTAAAGATGCGAAAAATAAAGGGGTGGTGATTGCGTATGATTGCCGTCATAAATCAGCTGAATTTGCACAAACTGCTGCTCTTGTATTAAATGCCAATGGGATTAAAGCGTATTTATTTGAAAGTTTAAGAACGACTCCGGAACTATCATTTTCAGTAAGAGAGCTTGGCTGCGCTGGAGGAATTGTTGTTACTGCGAGTCATAACCCGCCAGAATATAATGGATATAAGGTTTATGGAGAAGATGGAGGACAGATTGTGCCTGCTATAGCTGAGAAGGTTATAGAAGAGATACAAGTGATTCAAGATTATGCAGATGTGAAGGTTATGGATAAAGATCAAGCTTTAGATAAAGGGCTTTTAGAGATCATTGGTGAGGAAGTAGATAAAAAGTACATAGAGAAGGTAAAAGGTTTAGTAGTAAGAAAAGATGTTATAGATAGCATGAAGGAGTTGAAAATTATCTATACCCCACTTCATGGTACTGGAAATATGCCTGTAAGAAGAGTTTTAGGTGAAATAGGCTTTGAAAATGTGATGGTGGTAAAAGAGCAGACTGAGGCTGATGCAAACTTTTCTACTGTGAAATCTCCAAATCCTGAGGAGCATGAGGCTTTTACATTAGCATTAAAGTTGGCAGAAGAAAATGGTGCAGATTTGATATTAGGGACTGATCCTGATTGTGATCGAGTAGGAGTCGTTGTGAAAAATGCTGAAGGAAAGTATCAGGTATTGACAGGGAATCAAACAGGAGCTTTGCTGATAGATTATTTATTATCTAGTATGAAGGAAAAGGATAGTATTCCTGAAAATGGGGCCATTGTAAAAACCATTGTTACTAGTAGAATGGGTGAAAAAATTGCAAAATCCTTTGGAGTAGAAACTTTAGATACTTTGACTGGGTTTAAATTTATTGGAGAGAAGATCAAAGAGTTTGAAGAGAATAAAGATAAAACCTTTTTATTTGGTTATGAAGAAAGCTATGGTTATTTAGCAGGTACCTTTGTAAGGGATAAGGATGCGGTAATTGCTTCAATGCTAATTTGTGAAATGGCAGCTTATTATAAGAGTAAGGGTATGACCCTTTATGATGGACTCCTTAGTTTATATGAAAAATATGGTTATTATCAAGAAGATTTAGTATCCATTACCTTAAAGGGAAAAGCTGGCATTGAAAAGATCCAAAGTATATTAGAGAATCTAAGAGAACATACACCTAAAAATATAGCAGGAAAAGCTGTAAAGGTGTTTAGAGATTATAAGAGTAGTAAAGGAATAGATTTTATAACAGGAGAAGAAGAGGAAATCACACTTCCAAAATCTAATGTACTCCACTTTACTTTCACAGATGAAAGCTGGTTCTGTGTAAGACCATCTGGAACGGAGCCGAAGGTGAAAATCTATTTTTCTGTTATGGGCGAGAGTTTAAAGGATAGCAAAGATCAATTAGAGACTATAAAAGGTGCCGTAATGGAATTAATTCAGTAGTGCTTAAAATACCTCTTGGTAGCGTATAGCCAAGAGGTATTTATTCTTATACAAAAATTTTACGGGTTACTTATATTGTGCCATTTTATTCTTTATATCTAGCATTCTATAATCAAGATGGGTGATGACATCAGCACATTCCTTTAATTGTTCTGTGATACCCTCTGGAACAAATTTGTTGAATTTATAAAAAATCTTATGTTCAAGGCTTGCCCAAAAGTCCATGGCGATGGTTCGAATTTGGATTTCCACCTTGACAGGGGCTGTTCGATCAGATAGAAATACTGGGATTTCTACGATGAGATGCAAACTTTGATAACCATTTGGCTTTGGATTTTTGATGTAATCCTTTATCTGGATAATGTTTACATCACTTTGCTTTTCTATTAATTCATAGATAGTATAAATATCGGATGTAAAGGAGCAAATAATCCTGATTCCAGCAATATCATGGATATATTTTTGTGCATTCTCAAGGCTTACTTCATGACCTTTTCTCTTTAACTTGGATACAATACTGTCGGTGGTTTTCACACGGGATTTAATGTGTTCAATGGGGTTATGGGAATGAATAAACTGAAATTCATCATTTAGTATATTTAGTTTAGTGTTTACTTCGCTTAAAGCGAATTTATAGATGAGTAGCAAATTGTTCCATTCAACTGCGTATTTTGGCATTTTTATTGGTTCCAAAATATGATCACTCCTATTTGATTTAAAATTGAAAAATAATATACTCATTATATCATATACTTTATGGTTAAGACATTAAGGGGACTGCAAAGTTATAAATTTGAGTTAAAACTAATTTGATGTTAAAATGGAATTAATTTAAAATGTAGGCGGTGAATATAATGAGTGATAATAATAAAATAATTAATCTATTAGAAAAGATATATGTAGAACTTCAAGAAACAAAAAAAGAGCTCAAATATGAAATAGGTGAAAATAGAAAATCAATAAAAAAACTAGAAACTACAATAGAAAGTGAAATTTCAGATAAGATTAGGGCTTTATATGATTCAAGAGAAGTTGTAAATGATAAGTTAGAGACCATTGGATAAAATACAGTTTGATGTTAACAATTTGACCATGAAAGTGGCTCAGAGTGATAATACAATAATTGAGTTGAAACGTAATTGGAAGAATGCCAAATAGAAATATGTACAGTCTTTATTGAAAAGATTATAAAATAGAGTGCGGTATATTGAATGCAGGATAGAAGTTTTATCCTGTATTTTCATGTTTATTTTAATTTTTAAAATTTGTGGTAAAATAGGATAGAAAAGAAAAAGATATTAAAAACATTGAAAATATAGTGACTTATTCATAACAGGGTTAGAAGGAGATTAAAATGGACAAAAAATTTAAAGTCATTAAAGGAACGAAATATGATCCTATTGACATAGAATATGATTTTTTAGAAGGATATGTAACAGATACAAGACTTATGGGTGTTATAGGACTTTGGATCAAATGGGAAAGGAAAGATGGAAAGCTTTTTTATCAGTTTTTTCATTTAGATGCAGAGGAATATGGATTGGATGATTATGAGAGTGTGTATGGTGAAGATACGATTAAAATAGAGAAAATCAAAGGCAGAATGATGGGAGGCCTTGGTGGAAAATTCGTTCCTGTTAATGAGCGGGAGGCAAAATATATTATACAAAGTTATGTTAAGAAGAATGAAGCATGGAAGGAGCCTTTGCCAGAGTCTGAGTGGGAATATGAATTTTTACTAAAGGATGAAGTTTGTTTATCTAAAGAGGAAAAGAGTAATTTATATGAGAAACTTTGTGAAGATATCGTATCTCCATTTCAGCTGATTAATTATTATATTATGCGCTGTGTGGGGAAAGATGAAGAGGCAGTAGATTATTTATTATCAAAGGATATAGACTACAAGGTAGTAAATAGACCCTCTACCTTATTAAAAAATATTATTGAAATCAATGAAGATAGCAAAGGCATTTTTTATCTTACGGAATCTTTGATAGATATTGAGAAAAAATATAAAATGGTAGTATCGGAAATAAGATTGATAGAGACTGAGAATGGTCTTAAGGTAGAAGATGCACAAATAAAATCTATGATGAAAATCACTAGTACAGAAGCAGCATTTGCCCTTATGAGAAAGGAATATTTGCTCGTTTATCATGTAAAGGATATGGGGAAACTAATCAAACTATTAGCAAATGAAAAACGTCATGCTATGAAAAATAGCTATGAGTTAGGATATTTGTATACAGAATTTTATCCTACAAATGCTCATGTAAATAGACAGACCTATTATTTAAACGAAGATGTATATGGGGTATACTATATTACCACAGGGGATCAATTAATAGCAGCAGCTTATCATCAGGAGAAAATAAGAGAAATACAAGATTATTTGATGGAAAGTGAATTTGGACAAGTTTTGGAGTTAGAAGAAAAAATAGACTTAGATCATTCTCTTTTATATGAATTCATTCATAGTGATAAGGATAATATATTTGATTTTTTGGATGAAGAATAAGTTGACAATAACTAAAATTATATGATAACATAATAAAAATGAATATTGATGCCTTTAATTTGGTCCAGAGAGGCCGGAAAGGACGGGATGAAAAAAATGTAAGCAAGGTGCTACATTTTTATAGGATGATTGTACCCTTCTGCCTCTGGTAGAAGGTTTTTTTGTGTAAATAAAAGACTTTTTATGGTAAAAAAAGGAGGAAAAAGTATGTTTATTGATGAATTAATAAGAGTGATAAAGGAAAAGAAAAGTAATGTGGTTGTAGGATTAGACCCTAGAATTGAAAGTATTCCAGGCGTTGTAAAAGATAAATATTTTAAAGAATATGGAAAGACCCTAAAGGCTGTAGCTGAAGCTATATTAGAATTCAATAAAGAAATTATCGATTATGTATATGATATTGTACCAGCAGTGAAGCCTCAGATTGCTTTTTATGAGCAGTATGGATTAGAAGGGTTAAGAGCATATATGGAAACTTGTAAATATGCAAAACAAAAGGGGCTATTGGTGATTGGAGATACAAAAAGAGGAGACATCGGAAGTACGTCTGCTGCGTATTCTAATGCTCATTTAGGAAATGTAAATGTAGAAGGAACAATCCATGAAACCTTTGCTGTAGACAGCATTACTGTTAATCCATACATGGGTGGGGATACATTAGAAGAGTTTATAAAAGAGATTAATGAAAAAGGTCGAGGAATGTTTGTACTTGTAAAAACTTCTAATAAAGGATCTGGTCAACTTCAGGATTTAGAGGTAGAAGGGAAAAAAATATATGAAGTGGTAGCAGAATTAGTAGATGAGCTAGGAAAGCAAACACTAGGAGAATGTGGATATACTTCAGTAGGAGCTGTTGTTGGGGCAACTTATCCAGAACAATCTAAAGCCTTAAGAAAGAAAATGCCAAGAACATATTTTCTTGTACCAGGATATGGGGCACAAGGAGGTACAGCAGAGGATATTATTCATTGCTTTAATGAAGACGGGTTAGGAGCTGTGATTAATTCATCAAGAGGAATTATATTTGCATACAAAAAAGATGGATATACTGAAGAAAAATATGGACAAGCGGCAAGAGCGGAAGCGTTAAAAATGAGAGATGCTATCAATAAAGCATTAGAATTAAATAAAAAATGTTACTACTAAAAAAGATATGAACAAATAGTATGAATTAATTGTATGAGGAGGGGAAATTTTGAAAAAAAATTTATATTGTAAAATACTTGAGAATATAGAGATTGCACCAAGTATTCATAAAATCGAAATGGAAAGAGTAGATGGATTTGGGGATATAAAACCAGGACAATTTTTACACATAAAATGTTCGGATGCTTATTTACTAAGAAGACCTATTAGTATTAGTATGGTACAAAAAGATAGAGTAGGGATAGTAGTAAGAAAAGCGGGAGAAGGAACCTCTCTTTTATGTGATAGAAAAAAAGGAGAGATATTAGATGTATTAGGACCTTTAGGAAATGGATTTACTATAGATGAAGGGAAAAATGTTATCGTCATTGGTGGAGGAATTGGTACAGCTCCCCTTCTTGAACTTGTAAAAAACTTAAAAGAAAAACAGGTAACTGTATTATTAGGGTATAAAGATACACCTTATCTTGTAGAAGCTTTTAAGGATTATGTGAAAGATGTAAAGGTTGCTACGGAAGATGGAAGCGCTGGATATAAAGGATATGTTACGGACTTATTAAAAACAAAGTTAGAGAATGATAAAGTAGATATTATATATAGTTGTGGTCCAGAGATCATGCTAAAAAAAGTGCAAGAAATTGCTACTGAATATAAAGTGAAATCTCAACTATCTATTGAAGAAAGAATGGCTTGTGGGGTAGGGGCATGTTTAGTGTGCACCTGTAAGGTAAAGAGTGAGGATGGTGTAAAGCATGTGAGAACATGTAAAGATGGACCTGTATTTTCAGGAGATGAGGTGATGTTTCATGAATAAGATTGATATGAGCGTAGATTTAAATGGGTTAGTGTTAAAAAATCCTGTTACAGTTGCATCTGGGACCTTTGGATTTGGCAGAGAATATGGGGAATACGTAGATTTAAATAAAATTGGAGCAATTGCTGTAAAGGGGCTTACCCTTGAAGAAAGACAAGGAAATCCTACTCCAAGAGTTGTTGAAACGCCTATGGGAATGATTAATAGTGTAGGACTTCAAAATCCAGGGGTAGATTATTTTATCAAAGAGGAGCTTCCAAATTTATCTCAGTATGATACAAAAATTATTGCAAATATTAATGGAAATACCATTGAAGAATATTGTAAAATGGCAGAGAAATTATCTAAAACATCAGTAGATGCATTAGAACTAAATATATCTTGTCCAAATGTGAAAGAAGGAGGAGTAGCATTTGGAAGAGATCCAGAGATGGTTCATAAAGTAACGAGGAAGGTAAAGGAAAACAGTGATAAGTATTTAATTGTCAAATTAAGTCCAAATGTATCTGATATAAAAGAAATTGGAGTTTCTGCAGAAAGTGGAGGAGCAGATTGTCTTTCTCTTATCAATACCTTAATTGGAATGGGCATTGATATAGAGAAGCAAAAGCCTATTCTTGCAAGAGGAATAGGAGGTTTATCAGGACCAGCAGTAAAGCCTGTAGCTGTTCGTATGGTGTATGAAGTTTCAAAGGCAGTAAACATTCCTATTATCGGTATGGGTGGAATTATGAATGATAAAGATGCTATAGAATTTTTCTTAGCAGGAGCATGGGCTGTATCTATAGGTACAGCAAATTTTGTAAACCCAATGGTGAGTATGGAAGTCCTAAAAGGGATAGAAGAATATCTTAAAAGAAAAGAATATACTTCTATCAAAGAACTAGTAGGACAATTAAAATTTTAAATCCTATAGAATGTTGATCAAATTAGGGACTTCTTCATCTTTTAACATAGTAAGCATTGCTTTTAAGGCCTCTATTTCTGCAAGAGATAGAGGTGTATTTTTTTTCTTTAAATAAATATTTGCTCTTGTCATGATTAAATCAATTTTATGAATTTCACGATGATCTACAAATAAAGGAAGAAAGTCTTTTAGACTTTGCCATTTTTCATTGGTTTTAGATAGTTTTGCATAGGCTATTTGCCAATCTTGAGTTTCGATATTTTCACTAACCTTGCTCAAAGTATTCGTAAGATCAGTAAAACCATCGTTAATGGTATCATATAGAAGGGCCCATCCACCAATAACTAAAAGAACTGCTAATGTTGCAATGATTAATACTCTCATAAATGATTACACCTCATCCTTTTTATGAACATAAATCTCTTTAGTGGCATCTGCATAACAGAATAAAACTTCTTTAGGGTGTCTAACTCCTTTTGTTTTTATCTGAGATAGAAGCCAATCTTTTGAGCAACTGATTTTTTTTAGATTCTCATCATTAATATGGCCATCAATAATCAAAGTAACAGGGAGTCCATCATAAGATGGGGTTATATGCATATCTTCTAAAGTTACAGTTTTCTTCTGTGATTTAGGAATGATGCTCAAATCACCATTAGTTTCTAGTATTGCAAATTCAACATCTGAAAGATTATAATAATTTTTTACTCTCATTTGTTCAATCAAATCATTCATATTGATTCTTAAACGCTTCATTTCCTTTTCGTTAATATTTCCATGATTGATTAGTATACTAGGCTTACCGCAGATGAGTCCTCTAGCTTTCTCACTTTTTAAAGTTATATAGGACAGAACAACTTGAATGAATAATAAAGCAATAATAGCTGTAAAACCGTTTACTAGGGGCAATGCAGTATTTTCCATAGGTAAAGATGCAAGCTCCGAAATCATAAGGAGGATGACTAACTCAAAGGGTTGCATCTCACTAAGTTCTCCCTTTCCCATCAATCTTATACAAAATAAAACAAATAGGTACAATAATACCGTTCTTATTAAAATAATAATCATTGATCTGTTTCCTTTCACTATGTAGGATTAATCATTTTATAGTATGAGAATAAGTTGTTTGTTTTATTCTAAATTTGTCACTACTATAAATTACCACTTGATTTAATAGGATGAATACGGTATGATAATACCTGTCGCCAATAAACGATAAGTGTTAACAAAAAAGAAATTTGGCGAATGTCGAATAAGGAGTTACAAAGAAATAAGTAATGAATATTAAAACATTACCTGAAACTTCTAGAACATTTAGTGGAATATCTATTAAAAAAGATACAAAAAAGATATTGACAAATTCGACAAAAAATGATAAGATAAATAAGTCGTCAACACGACGATGAATTTTAAAATTGAACTTTGAAAACTATACAGTGTAAGAAATTAAGCCAGATATATGGACATAAAAGTCCAAAACGTTCAATTCAAAACTTTTATACTTGAGAGTTTGATCCTGGCTCAGGATGAACGCTGGCGGCGTGCCTAACAC is part of the Crassaminicella profunda genome and encodes:
- a CDS encoding dihydroorotate dehydrogenase electron transfer subunit yields the protein MKKNLYCKILENIEIAPSIHKIEMERVDGFGDIKPGQFLHIKCSDAYLLRRPISISMVQKDRVGIVVRKAGEGTSLLCDRKKGEILDVLGPLGNGFTIDEGKNVIVIGGGIGTAPLLELVKNLKEKQVTVLLGYKDTPYLVEAFKDYVKDVKVATEDGSAGYKGYVTDLLKTKLENDKVDIIYSCGPEIMLKKVQEIATEYKVKSQLSIEERMACGVGACLVCTCKVKSEDGVKHVRTCKDGPVFSGDEVMFHE
- a CDS encoding phospho-sugar mutase → MNYREQYDYWLNNPYFDEETKVELKNIENDEKEIEERFYKELEFGTGGLRGIIGAGINRINRYVVGKATQGLANYLLKEVKDAKNKGVVIAYDCRHKSAEFAQTAALVLNANGIKAYLFESLRTTPELSFSVRELGCAGGIVVTASHNPPEYNGYKVYGEDGGQIVPAIAEKVIEEIQVIQDYADVKVMDKDQALDKGLLEIIGEEVDKKYIEKVKGLVVRKDVIDSMKELKIIYTPLHGTGNMPVRRVLGEIGFENVMVVKEQTEADANFSTVKSPNPEEHEAFTLALKLAEENGADLILGTDPDCDRVGVVVKNAEGKYQVLTGNQTGALLIDYLLSSMKEKDSIPENGAIVKTIVTSRMGEKIAKSFGVETLDTLTGFKFIGEKIKEFEENKDKTFLFGYEESYGYLAGTFVRDKDAVIASMLICEMAAYYKSKGMTLYDGLLSLYEKYGYYQEDLVSITLKGKAGIEKIQSILENLREHTPKNIAGKAVKVFRDYKSSKGIDFITGEEEEITLPKSNVLHFTFTDESWFCVRPSGTEPKVKIYFSVMGESLKDSKDQLETIKGAVMELIQ
- a CDS encoding DUF4363 family protein; amino-acid sequence: MRVLIIATLAVLLVIGGWALLYDTINDGFTDLTNTLSKVSENIETQDWQIAYAKLSKTNEKWQSLKDFLPLFVDHREIHKIDLIMTRANIYLKKKNTPLSLAEIEALKAMLTMLKDEEVPNLINIL
- a CDS encoding DnaA N-terminal domain-containing protein; translated protein: MEKILDEILMEIRGIKETVDSIDERLKKLETVKSKEYYIDKRLVPSNDKIKPDFYRIYDSEFKDVWNKAIELIKAELTEVSFNTWIKNIKFLGNNQDDITISVPNDFSKGLIEARYLKLIQASLEAIAGKIYKVKILVDDIDGLQEGLCKECRR
- a CDS encoding GTP pyrophosphokinase family protein, encoding MEPIKMPKYAVEWNNLLLIYKFALSEVNTKLNILNDEFQFIHSHNPIEHIKSRVKTTDSIVSKLKRKGHEVSLENAQKYIHDIAGIRIICSFTSDIYTIYELIEKQSDVNIIQIKDYIKNPKPNGYQSLHLIVEIPVFLSDRTAPVKVEIQIRTIAMDFWASLEHKIFYKFNKFVPEGITEQLKECADVITHLDYRMLDIKNKMAQYK
- a CDS encoding YetF domain-containing protein, giving the protein MIIILIRTVLLYLFVLFCIRLMGKGELSEMQPFELVILLMISELASLPMENTALPLVNGFTAIIALLFIQVVLSYITLKSEKARGLICGKPSILINHGNINEKEMKRLRINMNDLIEQMRVKNYYNLSDVEFAILETNGDLSIIPKSQKKTVTLEDMHITPSYDGLPVTLIIDGHINDENLKKISCSKDWLLSQIKTKGVRHPKEVLFCYADATKEIYVHKKDEV
- a CDS encoding dihydroorotate dehydrogenase, whose product is MNKIDMSVDLNGLVLKNPVTVASGTFGFGREYGEYVDLNKIGAIAVKGLTLEERQGNPTPRVVETPMGMINSVGLQNPGVDYFIKEELPNLSQYDTKIIANINGNTIEEYCKMAEKLSKTSVDALELNISCPNVKEGGVAFGRDPEMVHKVTRKVKENSDKYLIVKLSPNVSDIKEIGVSAESGGADCLSLINTLIGMGIDIEKQKPILARGIGGLSGPAVKPVAVRMVYEVSKAVNIPIIGMGGIMNDKDAIEFFLAGAWAVSIGTANFVNPMVSMEVLKGIEEYLKRKEYTSIKELVGQLKF
- a CDS encoding nucleotidyltransferase family protein — encoded protein: MKFGLRESDLDYIKKAIGKFTEIEKAAIFGSRAKGNYKKGSDVDIAIYGDYITFDTLSRLHAMLEDQGPLPYFFDIVDYTHLNHKELKEHIDRVGKIIYYR
- the pyrF gene encoding orotidine-5'-phosphate decarboxylase, which translates into the protein MFIDELIRVIKEKKSNVVVGLDPRIESIPGVVKDKYFKEYGKTLKAVAEAILEFNKEIIDYVYDIVPAVKPQIAFYEQYGLEGLRAYMETCKYAKQKGLLVIGDTKRGDIGSTSAAYSNAHLGNVNVEGTIHETFAVDSITVNPYMGGDTLEEFIKEINEKGRGMFVLVKTSNKGSGQLQDLEVEGKKIYEVVAELVDELGKQTLGECGYTSVGAVVGATYPEQSKALRKKMPRTYFLVPGYGAQGGTAEDIIHCFNEDGLGAVINSSRGIIFAYKKDGYTEEKYGQAARAEALKMRDAINKALELNKKCYY